Genomic DNA from Macadamia integrifolia cultivar HAES 741 chromosome 6, SCU_Mint_v3, whole genome shotgun sequence:
ATTACCTGTATCATATCCAAACAACAATCCCCCAATACCAGCAGTGAGAGTCAATCCAAGTAAATAACGGTTGCTGAAATACGAAACCTTGCCCTCTTGGACTGAATCCAAGTAAACAGAGTTTCCTGGAGAGGTCTCGATCGTCATCGTGACAGAATCTTAACCACACCCCAGTAGAAACCTCCAAAAAACCTATGAGTCCAAACCCAACCAAACAAAGGAACTAAAACTTTCAAAATCTCTCTATGATTCCTCGTAAAACCGAAAGACACCAAGGCGATGCTAATAACTACAACAAAACTGCCGATTACCAGAGTCGACAAGAGCAATTCCGGTTTACTTTCAAACGCCCAGATTCAGAGACCTTTAAAATGTAACAACAATGGTTGGCTGGATTGAAGGAGATATCAGAATCTCAGGTTTCCCTAAGAAGCAAGGAACCTTTGCAAGAATATCGGGTTACTGTGAACAGAATGACATCCACTGCCCCAAGTCATTGTTGAGGAATCCCTGATCCACTATGCTTTCCTCCGTCTCCCAAAAGAAATCAGCAAAGGGGAAAAGATGGTAATATTACAGTTTTATGTGTGGAGCTCCAAACTTTCACGTGTCCACTTCTT
This window encodes:
- the LOC122080870 gene encoding inositol transporter 1-like isoform X2, with the translated sequence MTIETSPGNSVYLDSVQEGKVSYFSNRYLLGLTLTAGIGGLLFGYDTDPWTGTRKLLAFLWRISQDHNDSKKTTYSNSTSKIQ